AATACTTTTGTCCACTGTGAATACCGCCGCATGCAAACATTTTTGGCTTTTCAAAGTTACTCGATTCAGCACtatttatatcatataaataCTCGTGTCCACTGTGAATACTGCCCAGTCTCATATATACTGAAATATGCACATATATAATGGTTACTACATCAAAATTATGGACACTAGGCTCATATTTGCTCAAAGTGACTGGTTATAAAAGGAgtcattttgtttatattaattggGAAAATTTAGCCCTTCACAAGTAATTATGTAATTATCAGTATTCGCACTAGAAAACCTCATGAAGCTTTCTTGTTTCACCATTCCACAGGGATCTTAGTAACAACCACATTGAAGGCCCTATTCCATTTACTCTGCCCCCTACTCTGCGGAGCTTGTATGTTATCATTATGATCTTGAAATTCATGATTTTACAGCAGTATTTACTGAATGATCTGTTGATAGATGCATATCTACCAGAATACTTAACCaatttatgttttgattgaataatTAGGTCTCTCATGGGAAATCGATTAAATGGAAGCATTCCGGATGCCTTGTCCTTATTAACTCAGCTGTCAAACTTGTGAGTTCTTAAAATGTTTGTCCATTTTGGAAGATAAATGGTGTCCATTGATAATTAAGCAACCTTTTCAATGGTTTAATCATACATGTATTTCATCAGTGTACTGGTTCAATTAATACGATAGAAAATGAGGTTAAATTGCACTGGCATTTCCCTTTCTTTATTCCATTTCCATGCACAATTCATGGAAACCCTATGCCATGTTTCAGGGATTTGTCAAATAATAACTTGAGTGGTCAGCTGCCTTCCTCAACAGGGAGTTTATCATCTCTTAACACATTGTGAGTAAAAATTCTTGCtatgaatatattatattttcctGCATGTAACGAGgtgttatttattattgattcatTTTGCACTTTCAGGCACTTGCAAAATAATCAACTTTCGGGAACCCTTTACGTGCTGCAAGACCTACCTCTTCAAGACCTGTACAATTCTTACTATGAAATTACATTTTGAGATATATCCTGCAATTGCATCAATGGCTAGAACTAGATATATTTTACttgtgattttattattatgcaGGGATATAGAGAACAATTTATTCTCTGGGCCAATTCCTCCAAAATTGTTGTCTATCCCTAATTTCAGGTGAgacatgttttgttttgtagtcTTATTTATTTGCCATACTCCCATTTTTCAAGCTTTGGTCCTGGTGTGTGTGACAGTATGAGAAATAACAATAGATCTTGAACTCTGCAGtattaatcttttattctaGATGTTTTAAGTATGTTATTATAAGATAAATTGGTTCATTACCTTATTCCAGATCTTTTATTCTAGTTAACACAGTAGTATGTCCTGTGCAGTAAAAATGGGAATCCGTTTAATACTACTATCATTCCATCACCTCCTCTTGCAGCCCCTGCACCAGTAGCTATGGTTCCATCCTCTCAAGAATCGCCTTGGAAAGTGGCATATGGTCCTTCTGCCCTAACAGCACGAGTGCCTGCAAGTGCTAGGAGGTCTTTTATGGCTAAGAGCATCATTTGGATTGCTGGTGCAGGTCTTTTTGTATTCATTGTATTGGGAGTTTGTCTTCTAACGTTGTGTTGCATTAAGAGGAGGCCAGAGAAGAAAAATGCTAAGAAACTTGATGATGTGGGCGTGTTTGGGGGATCTTTGAATAAATCTGCATGCAATGATTCTGTTTTTGGAGCAACTAACCAAGAGGAGAAGGGTAAATGTGAAGTACCAAATAGAAGCACAAATTCGATTCCTAAGGTTCAAGATGAAGGAGACATACATGTGAAAGTAGTATCTGCAACTTCAGAATGTAATAATGGTCATCAATCAATGAACACTGGAGGGGCTTCCAAACGTTCACCCCTGCAGCCACCACCAAAACACTCTTTCCCAACCATTTCTGGTGATAAGATCACTATCAGTCCCGCTACAACTACCAAAGAAACTGAAAAACAAGTCATGACAAATTCCATCGAAGTTTATACTATTGCATTGCTTCAACAATATACAAATAACTTTTCCCAAGAAAACTGCATTGGGG
Above is a genomic segment from Vigna radiata var. radiata cultivar VC1973A chromosome 10, Vradiata_ver6, whole genome shotgun sequence containing:
- the LOC106774493 gene encoding protein STRUBBELIG-RECEPTOR FAMILY 3 isoform X2, with the protein product MNLGGQLGSNLNFPSILELDLSNNHIEGPIPFTLPPTLRSLSLMGNRLNGSIPDALSLLTQLSNLDLSNNNLSGQLPSSTGSLSSLNTLHLQNNQLSGTLYVLQDLPLQDLDIENNLFSGPIPPKLLSIPNFSKNGNPFNTTIIPSPPLAAPAPVAMVPSSQESPWKVAYGPSALTARVPASARRSFMAKSIIWIAGAGLFVFIVLGVCLLTLCCIKRRPEKKNAKKLDDVGVFGGSLNKSACNDSVFGATNQEEKGKCEVPNRSTNSIPKVQDEGDIHVKVVSATSECNNGHQSMNTGGASKRSPLQPPPKHSFPTISGDKITISPATTTKETEKQVMTNSIEVYTIALLQQYTNNFSQENCIGEGTLGPVYRAELPDGKLLAVRKLDATASMGQSHEQFLQLVSSISNIQHANIARLVGYCVEHSQRLLVYEYCSNGTLHNVLHGDDDQRIKLPWNARIRVALGAARALEYLHENFRPPIVHRNFRSNNVLLKDNLEVCISDCGLGPLLSSGSTGQLSGRLLTAYGYSAPEFESGSYTQQSDVFSFGVVMLELLTGRKSHDKSRPRAEQFLVRWAVPQLHDIDTLSKMVDPCLNGAYPMKSLSRFADIVSSCLQREPEFRPAMSEIVQDLLRMM